GAGGTGGGCATCACCGACGTACGGGCCGGGCTGCTGCCCCAGGACAAGGTCGCGGCCGTCCAGGAGCAGGAGAGGAACGGGCGCAGGGTCCTGGTGGTCGGCGACGGAGTCAACGACGCGCCCGCGCTGGCCGCCGCCCACACCGGTATCGCGATGGGCCGCGCGGGGTCCGATCTCGCGCTGGAGACCGCGGACGCGGTCGTCGTCCGTGACGAACTCGCCACCGTGCCCACGGTCGTCGCCCTCTCCCGCCGCGCCCACGCCCTCGTCGTGCAGAACCTCGTCATCGCGTCGGTGTTCATCACCGGCCTGGTGGTCTGGGACCTGGTGGGGCACCTGCCGCTGCCACTCGGTGTCCTCGGCCACGAAGGGTCAACCGTCATCGTGGGTCTCAACGGCCTTCGCCTGCTTCGCGAGTCCGCCTGGACGCGCGCGGCCGCGGATGGGGGCGCGCGCCCGCCATCGGGGGGCGGAACACCCCGGCAGGCGCCCCGCCACGTCCTCAACGACTCACCGCAGAAGTCGAGTTGACCGTACGGTCGGGTCAGCTCGTGCCGGTGCCGCTACGGCGCCGGAACCACCAGGCAGCGCCGCCCACGCCCGCGACGACGATCACGACGACAGCCACGATCGCGAGGGTGTTGGTGTCCTCGTCCTCCGTGTCGGCCGCACCGGTCTCGGCGCTGTCCGTGGCCGTGTCCGCCGGCTCGGCCGGGCCGGACGGAGTCGGGGTGGCGGGCTCGGCGGACGGGCTGGGGCCGAGCGGCTTCGCGCCGGGTTCGGCGGGCGCGAGTTCGAGGATGGGCGCGAGGCTGCCGTGCCCGCCCCCGGCGGGCTCTTCGAGTTCGATCCATCGGTCGACGCGGCCGTCGCTGTAGGTCTGGAGCGTCTTGAACGCCACCGAATCGGCATCCGGAAGCTGCCGTACGGTCACGGCGTACGCGACGTCCTCACCGGCGGGGACCGCCGGGCCGCCCACGCTGTAACCCCGCTCGGTGACGGCCAGCTTCCAGCCCTCCGGGCCGTCCTTGTACGTGATGTCGGCCGGCTCGATGCCCTTCGGCAGCACCACCTCCAGCTTGGCGATTCCGGCCTTGTCCGACTCCGTCTCGGCGCTGAAGTCCAAGGTGACGTTCTCGGCGAGTG
The nucleotide sequence above comes from Streptomyces sp. NBC_01716. Encoded proteins:
- a CDS encoding DUF1775 domain-containing protein — protein: MTGRSSARRLSAVTAVTAVASAVSFALAVPASAHVEVESKGAGALAENVTLDFSAETESDKAGIAKLEVVLPKGIEPADITYKDGPEGWKLAVTERGYSVGGPAVPAGEDVAYAVTVRQLPDADSVAFKTLQTYSDGRVDRWIELEEPAGGGHGSLAPILELAPAEPGAKPLGPSPSAEPATPTPSGPAEPADTATDSAETGAADTEDEDTNTLAIVAVVVIVVAGVGGAAWWFRRRSGTGTS